The Syntrophales bacterium region GTTTCGGGTTTTATGTTCATTGAATTTGTTCTCCTGATCTCTCTCTATGCTCCCTGTAGTGAGTCGAAACTTTGAACTCTGAACTCTGAACTTTGAACTCTAAACTTTGAACTTTGAACTCTAAATCCTATCACTGTAAAGAGGAAACTTGTCACAGAGAGATCTGACTTCTTCCCTCACTTCCACCAACCGTTTCTCGTCATCAATGTTCTTGAGAGTGTCGGAAATTAAGCGGGCTATGATTTTCATCTCCCCTTCTTTCATTCCTCTTGTCGTCACGGCAGGTGTCCCGATCCTGATTCCGCTGGTAATCTGCGGTCCTTTTGTATCAAAGGGGATGGTGTTTTTATTAACTGTTATGCCGGCCCTGTCAAGGACTTCATCAGCATCCTTTCCGGTAATCCCTTTATCTGTAAGATCAATGAGAAAGAGATGATTGTCTGTTCCTCCGGAAACGAGGCGAAATCCCTCAGAAATCAACTCGTCCGCCATGGCCTTCGCATTCTTTACAATCTGTCCCTGATACTCTTTGAACTCATCAGTCAACGCCTCTTTTAATGCCACCGCTTTGGCAGCAATGATGTGCATAAGGGGACCTCCTTGACTTCCGGGAAATACACGGCTGTTCATCACTTTGGCATAACCCTCCGTGCACATAATAAGTCCTCCCCGTGGACCCCGTAGTGTCTTGTGGGTGGTTGTCGTCACAAACTCACAGAGGGGAATCGGCGTCGGATGAAAGCCCGTAGCCACAAGACCTGCAATGTGGGCGATATCCGCCATAATGACTGCTCCCACCTTGTCCGCTATTTCCCTGAAGGATTTAAAGTCTATCGTCCTTGGATAGGCACTCGCCCCTACCACGATTATCTTCGGCTTGTGCTTCTTTGCCTGATCCTCAACTTCACTGAAATCTATTGTCTCCGTCTCTTTGTCCACACCGTAGGAAACAACATTGTAAAGTCTTCCGGAAAAGTTGACCGGACTCCCATGTGAGAGATGCCCACCATGAGAGAGATTCATTCCTAAAATGGTGTCTCCCGGTTGGAGCACCGAAAAATAGACGGCCATATTTGCCTGTGTTCCAGAATGCGGTTGAACATTAACATGATCAGCACCAAAAAGTTGTTTTGCCCGCTCTATCGCAAGGGACTCTACGATATCGACGAATTCGCAACCCCCGTAATATCTCTTTCCCGGGTAACCCTCCGCATATTTGTTAGTCATGACGCAACCCTGGGCCTCAAGCACAGCCTCACTGGCAAAGTTCTCTGACGCAATTAATTCCAGCTTCCCTACCTGCCGTTTCGTTTCATTTAATATTGCCCTGAAAACCTCCGGGTCAGTCTTCTCTAAAATAGACATTTTTAATATTTTTCCTCCCATGATAAGTTATAAGCGATAAGCGATCAGCTATCAGCCGTCAGCTTTCAGCAAAAACAAAAAGATCAGGTTGATAATGGCAAATGGCCGTCTACCTCTGCTTTTCTCAATCTTGCTGATTGCTGAACGCTGAATGCTTATATTGGTTTTCTATATCCGTGATTTTGTTGAGCCGCCTGCTATGTCGTTCCCCCTCAAATTCAGTTTCCAGCCATGTTTTGACAATGGCTTTCGCTGTCTCAATATCCGTTCTCCTCCCGGCTAAGACAAGGACATTTGTGTCGTTATGTCTTCTACTCATGCATGCCGTATCACTATCAAGACACAGTACTGCCCGGACACCTGAAAATTTATTTGCCACTATCGTCATCCCGACACCTGAACCACATACCAATATCCCTCGTACGAATTCTCCCGAAGAGACCTTTTCAGCAACCTTCGCACCGAAGTCAGGATAGTCCACCGATTCATCACTGTATGCACCCATATCCAGCACCTCCAGACCCATTTCGCCAAGAAATTCCCTTACATCCTCTTTGAGGGGAAAACCGGCATGGTCAGAACCTATAATAATCCTGAGAATATTGCTGTCCTTCATTAGTTTTCAGATACGTCGCTCCTCATTTTTTAAATACCAGGCCACAAACCGAACGTGGCGGACATAATGAAAGCTTTGAAAAAATTATACTACCCTCAAATTTCATTTAAAAACTATCGCCCGTTGAAAAAATGTGCGGTTTTTTCAAGGGAGGCGGTATCTTCAACATTTAACAATTTGATACTTCTATCTATTCTCCTTACGAGACCGGAGAGTATTCGCTTCGGACCAATCTCAACTATGGTGTCAATCCCCATTTCTGCCATTTTTTCTATCGTCTCCTGCCATCTGACAGGAGAGCTGATCTGTTTTATCAAAAGCTCTCTGGTAGTATCCTTTGAATGGAACATCTCAGGGTTGGAATTAGGAATAACGGGAATTTCACAATCTCTCAATTCGACCTGGCGCAGATTTGTTTCAAACATATCAGCCGCCTTATCCAACAGACTGCAATGACAGGGAACACTGACAGACAGCTTGATTACTCTCTTTGCCCCCTCCATCTTTGCCCTGGTCATTGCTTTCTCAACGGCAGTCGAGTGACCGGAGATCACAACCTGTTCAGGAGTGTTGAAAATCGCCGCAGAAACCACGCAATCATCTCCACTGATATCAAGGCATATCTTTTCCACCTGTCCCTTACTCAGACCGATGATCGCGGCCATGCAACCGGCACCTGGCGATATCGCCTCCTTATGATATTTTCCCCTCGCATAAACAAGCTCCAGGACATCGGCAAGATCAATAGCTTCTGCAGCATAGAGGGCACCATATTCCCCGAGACTGAGACCTGCCATCGCGATTGGTTTAACCCCAACCTCTTCTTTGAATACTTTGTATGCTGCAATATTTACCGCCAGAATAGTGATTTGCGTATTTGTCGTCAGATCGAGTTCTTCCTGGGGACCATCAAAGCACAGTGAGGCAATATCAAAACCGAGGATTTCGTGGGCTTCGGCAAAAACATCCTTTACCGTCTGGAAATGACTGTGTAAATCGCGACCCATCCCGACATATTGTGCTCCCTGCCCGGAGAAGACAAGACCTACTTTATGCATGATTTCCTCTCAAGTTTTATTACTGTCTCTCAAGAAATCTTTTCGATGGGGATAACTTCCCGTCCCTTATATGTACCACAGTGAGAACAGGCACGATGTGGCAACTTAGGCTCATTGCACTGGGGACACAGAGAAGTTGCTGGTTTTGTGAGAAAATCATGAGACCTTCTCTTATTTCTTCTTGTTTTTGAATGTCTTTTGACTGGATTTGGCATTAAATATCCTCTTTTAAAATTAGTTTGATGCACTCGCAAAAGTCAGTTTTCTTCGCTCAGAACCATTTTGGGGATGCTGTTATTGCCCTGCTAAAAATCTAAAACTCGTGCTTGCGCACTTCAAACAGTTAGATTTTCTTAACGCCGGTCACTACCACCATCTTTTTCCCAAAATGCTTGAATTCGCTCTGAAAAGACTTTTTGCGAACTTGTCAATTTTATCATTAATTGTAAAATTGTTATTTCTCTTTTAAAACCCTAAATTTCTTTAAACCGGCAAATCTTAAATCAACCGCATTCATCTGACATTTACAAGTTTCCTCATTAAGATTGACTCCACAATGTGGACAAATCCCCTTGCAAGAATCACTGCAAAGCGGTTTAATCGGTATCTGAAGCAATATTTGCTCAAAGACAACCGGGGCCAATTCAATAACGTCATTTTTGTAATAACCGGACAAGAGGTCTTCGCTGGTCAATTCTAATTCTTCTTCAAACCGTTCCTCAACAGGAGAGAGAATATATTTGAACTCAGTTTTTATTGGAAAGGTAAACCCTTCCAGACATCTGCAGCATTCCAGATAGACTGCCGTTTCTGTTTTAACCTCAAGGGACACAGTTTTGCCGACTTTTTTTACCGAAAGGCAAACATCAGCCCTATGAAGGGGGAAAACATGTCTCTCCTCCTCTGGCAATACTTTGCGGAACCATTCCCCATCTCTTGAAAACTCAAGATTGAGTCCCTCTTCCGGTATACTCCCTACCTTGATCTTCAAAATTCACCCTCTCTTTTTAGGGAAGAAGTCTTTATATCAAGAAAGGAGTTTTATAGCTAATTAAAAATCACTGTTGTTGTCAAGAAAAATCTCCTCATAAAATTCCTCACTTTATAAAAACCAACTTGACAAAAGTCAGACATAAGTCATATTAAGGGTCTGTTATTAAATAAATGGTGTATGGAAAATGCCTAAAAAAGAAGCTACAAGCGTAAGAACAAGATTTGCCCCGTCTCCCACCGGGGTTTTGCACATCGGGGGTGCGAGGACAGCCTTATTCAACTGGCTTTATGCCAGGCATAACGGTGGAAAATTCATCCTCAGGATAGAGGATACCGATCAACTCCGCTCGACAGAGGAATCTACTAAGGCCATTTTAGACGCCATGAGGTGGCTCGGACTTGACTGGGATGAAGGCCCCTTCTTCCAGGCTGAAAGGGTCAAGATCTACAGGGAGATGGCACAAAAGCTCTTAGATGAGGGGAAGGCATATTACTGTACATGTACCGCGGAAGAATTGGAAGAAAAGAGGAAAAATGCCCTTTCAAATGGGAAAAAACCGAAATATGACGGCAGATGCCGGGATAAAAATCTTGGCAAGACTGCAAATTCAGTAGTCAGATTCAGATGTCCACAAATTGGCATTACGATTGTTAGTGACCTCATCAAGGGCGGCATCCGTTTTAATAATGAAGAACTGGACGATCTGATCATTGAAAGAGGTGATGGATACCCCACGTATAACTTTGCCGTCGTTGTTGACGATGCGCAAATGGGGATTACCCATGTTATACGTGGTGATGACCATCTCAATAATACACCGAGACAGATTCTTCTTTATGAAGCCCTGGGGTGCAGGCTGCCTGAATTTGCACATGCTCCGATGATCCTGGGAGCCGATAAGGCACGGTTAAGCAAGCGCCACGGCGCAACATCTGTCATGGAATATAAAAATATGGGGCATCTCCCGGAGGCCCTTGTCAATTATCTGGTAAGACTCGGCTGGTCTCACGGGGATCAGGAAATATTTTCCCTCGATGAGCTGGTTGATTTATTTACTCTCACTGTGGTCGGCAAATCTGCTTCGGTATTTAATCCGGACAAGCTCCTCTGGCTTAACCAGCATTACATAAAGGAATGCGCCACCGAAAGACTTGCTCAGGAATTAAGTCCTTTCCTGGAAAAATCAGGGCTGGACACGTCAGACAAAAATTTTGTAAAGAAAGTCGCCCTTGATCTGAAAACCAGATCAAAGACCCTCGTCGAGATGGCAGATTCAGGAACATTCTACTTTGAGGACGAAATAGAATACGAAAAGGCGGCCGCAGATAAATTTCTGAAGGTTGAGTTTGCACAACACATGGAGGCCGTAATAGAAGGCCTCTCTCTTCTGCAGGATTACACAGAAGAAGGTATTGAAAATTTTCTCAGGGAAACCGCAAAGAAAAGGGATACAAAACTCAAATTCATTGCCCAACCGATGAGAGTTGCCCTCACCGGGAAAATTGTAAGCCCCCCCATTGATCAGGTCATGATAACCCTGGGGAAGGATGTCGTGATTCAAAGAATGAAAAGGGCTTTGGCATATATCAAACACCGCTAACGTTTCTTACATCCACAATTTGCAGAAAAAATCGCAGGGAGGGGAAGAAGACCGATACCGACCGAACAGTTGGAGGGATTTTAAGTCGCAGTGGGTAGCTATCGTAAATTCTGGGGTCAACTTAACCTTGACTTTTCAATTTTTATTGTCTAAATTCAGCAATTCAAATTTAACTTGTACTGGGGAATCGTCTGTCGGTAAAAATCGGGGGTTCCGGAATTTGCAACCCGGGTTTGACTTCTGTCCCCCAGCAATGGTCCCATCGTCTAGGGGTTAGGACGCTGGCCTCTCACGCCGGTAACGGGGGTTCGATTCCCCCTGGGACTACCAGAAAAAAAAGGATAACCGTTACGACGGTTATCCTTTTTTTGTGGCTACAATGTGATCATACTATGACCGAGCTGTCATACGTTTAAACATCAAAATTGAAAGTACTTCCCGTAATACCCCCGGTTTCAAAAACTGGTCTCCGTACTCTTTTTCCTGGCGATTCCTTTTTTTATGACAGAACATGGATAACTCGAGAATATAAATGGACATTGAAGGAGGAGAATCATGAATATTTATCTAAATGAATACAGGCAAAAACTTACTACACCCCAGAAGGCAGTAGAAAAATTAAAAGACGGCGATACCATAGGACACGGTCTTACGCCCGGCTCGTTCATGGAACGGGCACTGTGAGTAAAATCCCGAATTCCAATCGGCTTTTAAAAATCATCTTTTCTGTCCTGTTCCGGAATCCACAGACATGTTGACAAATATGTTGACAGACATGTTGATAAAACCTGTAAATACCTTATTATCTCCAATTAATACCAGATTGCATGTGATCTGTGCAGCCAATATATGCTATAATTACAGGTAGTTGTGAATATTTCTTATTAATCAGGCATGTTACGATTCAAGTATATGTTTGTCTTTATAAGATGAAAGTTTTGCATAAAACTCATAATGTGAAGCTCCCCGCCTACAGGGCGGGGCTTGCGGGTGCTCTCCCGGTCAAAAAAGCTCATCCAGCCAGTCCAGGTAGACTGCATTCGCAAAAGACAGATTGCCTACCTGGCAGTGTGAATCGGCCCCCTCTTCCTGGGTAAAAAGACGGGATGAAACCGGGCCGGAAACTCCATCGCAGAAGACCTTGAACTGTCTTTGCGGTTCTACCCCCTCGCCCATCCCGGCCATCGCAAAACACGGGCATGAAATATCTGCAAGGGCTTCTCCAACCATGAATTGACGCATATACTGGAAAGTTTTCTTAAATGATGTCTGTCCGAACCGGCCCATCAGGTTTTGAGCCATTTCCTTCATCTGTGTGGACATTACATCTTCGGGAATTTCCGGTAAATCCTGAGGTCTAAAGTCTTCATCGTCTGGCATTTCCGCCGGATCAAAGCCAACGAAACCAATCATGTATTTGTGAAGATCAATTATCGGAGAATTGGCCACAAGCGCTTTTATTCGAGGTTCGCGGGATGCGGCACGAGTCGCGAAGTATCCGCCAAAGCTTATGCCCAGCAGTGCTATCCGTTCGGTATCCACATCGTTCCTGCCGGTCACATAGTCGAGCACCGTGCTGACAGGGTTTTCAAAATCCGGCTCAAAAAACGTATCCGGGTGAAACCGGAGGGTATCCATCTGTCCGGGGCCGGCGAAGAGAATGATGTTGAACCCTCGTTTCAGGGCGGCATAGCCCGTCTGAAGATACTCTTCTTCCGTGGTACCATCAAAACCACTGACGATCATAAGAGTTTTGCGTTTCTTGCCATCTTTTGACGGAGACATAAAGTATAAGGGCAGGGTAATATTTCCAAAGGGGAGGTCTTCCGATTCAAACGTATGACCGGCAAACTTCATTGCTTCCGTAAAGCACTCTCGGCTTTTAATGCCCAGTTTTCTGTGCACGGGGTCCCGGTAATTTGTGTAATATTCAGCGGCACGATAAGAGTTACATGCCTTTAAATACTGCTCGCGTGCACTGATCCTGTGTCCTTTTGCGGCTCTCTCTTCGGCATCCGTCTTCTGTATCTGTGCCAGCTTTGCAAATTCTTCTACCCAGCTTGATGGAATGCCGTCTCTGATACGTTCTGCGACAGCCAGACACTCGCCGACAGATGCTCCGCCGTAAGCAGTTGATCCAAGCTGACGAATAAGCTGAAAATCCATCTCGGCATCACTGAAACCTTTTACCCTCGTTTTACTTCGTTCTGTCTCTGACCCCATTATTCCAGTTCCTTATTTCACTGATAAAAACGAATCTTGTCTATCCACATTCTCCCTTTTACCGGGGGGTTATTCAAACTGGGAAGGCCTATTGATAAAATTTCAACACGGTCAAGACGCAGTATCTGATCTCCATATTTTGCGCCGTACTTTTCAGCGCCTTTCTTTATCCATCCCCTTCCAATCGTTAAACTGTCAAATGGTATTCTTACTTTTTTCCACCGTGTGTCTGTATCAAAATTTCCTGCCCATGCATCCATAATATTAGGATTATCCGGGCTTGATGTTACAATCAAAATCTGACCGGTTAGCAACCGAGTTGACTTAACGTAAAACTCCACTCCACTGTATAAATAGAGGTCTCTTTTCCTCCTGTTTTCTGCTCTGGCAAAGACCCTGTCAGATCTTTCTTTAAAATTAAACTGTAATTCCAGAGAATGTCTGGAACCTTCAGCTCCCCCGGTAGTAGCCAGACCGACACGAAAACCACCTTTTCTTTTATAGCCCGTATTCCACGAAGGATCGACAACGTCCAATTCAAAATCCGCATTCAATGGTCCGGAGTCTCTCATCTCCGAAGGTCTGAACAGTTTTGTCTGCATTGTAATTGCGGCCATGGCCTGCCCTGTCCTTACATTCAAAAGCCTCAGGTTTATATCCCACTCCCCCCTCATCTCTGCCAGTGTTCCTGTAAGTATCAAGTCTGCCATTTGCAGTTGACCAACCTTATCCATAGATGACTTGCTCATGAGGCCCGTCATGCTTAATTTAAGTTCATCGATGATTGTTTTCAGCTTTGCCCTTTCAACAACGTTGAAATGACCGGAATCAATTAGCGCAGATGTCAGTTTTTCAAGTGTAACCCTTCCGGCTTCTTTTTGTTTGCCTTGAATTACTTCGAAATCCACAATTGCGATTGTCTTTTGGGGAATTTTCAAATTTACGGTGGAACCGACAGGATAGGACATGGGCTTTTTCAGCAAAGCTTTGACGATATTTCCATGTACCTCTTTCACGACCACCGGTGTGCCTTCAATTTCTGTTGTGAGCCCTTCGATGAAAAGTCCTTTTCGAATAACCTGTTGGGCTATCTCGCCGATAAACGGATCTGCCGACTTTTTGAATTCGGGTAAATGCAGCGTTAAGACAATTTCATCGTCCGAGACATTTTGCACTGTCGCTTCAATATAAAGCTGTTCGATTTTTTCGGATTCCTTTGAAGTCTGCATGGCTGCACATGAACAAAAGAGAAAGGCGGTGATGATAGTAATAATGAAAAATGCATAACAATGTGTCATCTTTTTCATAAGATTTTCCTTTTTCGAGCAAGTTGTGATTTGTGGAAACTAATAAGAATTGTAGACAATAAAAACCACAGACGCAAGGAAAAACCAGGCAAAAATTTGAAGCTCCCCGCAACAAGTTGCGGGGAATCTCCGACTGCTTAGTAAGTTAAAAATTATTTTCTGCCAGAAAATAATTTCGTTAACGCACTTATCCCGTTTATCGGGGTAAGGAAAACTTTTATTTTTTATTCGCTCGCTAACCCCGCCGCAAGCAGCATGGAATGTGCTCACTGTTCAGTTCAAGGTATTACTTTTCCTAATATGCAAGTTGTATGGGTGAACGAAGAGTAACAGTGTATGACAAATGCCTCAAATTTTTCGAGTGACGGACTTTATCCCGGCATTATTCGACACTTGGCACAGTATCAAAAAAGGCGGGGCTTGCGGGTGCTCTCCCGGTCAAAATAAAAGGGCTAACCCTCATCAGGTTAACCCCTTAATTTTTCTTATGGTGCCGAAGCCCGGACTTGAACCGGGACGGGCGTAACCCACTACCCCCTCAAGATAGCGTGTCTACCATATTCCACCACTTCGGCACGATACGGAGTATCGGGAGCGGACCCCCGAGCTACTATTGCTTTGTGTTCTGAGGGGTATTTCCAGTGGTGTCTTGATCACTTGGCACCGTTTGCTCAACTACCGGCCTGGCAGACCCCTCCATAACTGAACCCTTGTGAGTAGCGGAGTAGGCAAGCCATAGAGACGTTATCATAAAGACCGCGGCAATGACGGCTGTCACTTTTCCAAGGAATGTTCCCGGACCACTGCTTCCGAAAATAGTCTGACTTGATCCACCACCGAATACAGCTCCCATATCCGCCCCTCTTCCTCTCTGAAGGAGAACAATGAGAATCAACATTATGCATGCAACAACATGCACAACAGCTAAAAATACATACAATTTAGGAATACCTCTTTATCTTTAGATTAGAATTTTACGACCTTAATAAATTTTTCAACATCCAGACTTGCCCCTCCAACAAGAGCACCATCTATATCCGGCTGACTCATAAGGTCAGCTATATTATCCGGATTGACGCTTCCCCCGTAAAGGATTCCCGTCCTGCTGGAAACATCTATCCCATGAATCTCCGTTATCATGTTTCGAATAAAACTGTGTACTTCCCCGGCCTGATCAGGTGTAGCCGTCCTACCCGTACCAATAGCCCAAACAGGTTCATAAGCGATAATGATCTGCCTTATATCATCAGACGCAAGATCAATCAATCCCTCTTTCAGCTGTTTTTGAATAACGGCAAACGTCTTTCCTGATTCCCTCTCATCTGAAGTTTCCCCTATGCAGAATATTGGCCTGAGGTTGAACTTCAGGGCAATTTTTATCTTCCGATTTATGTCGCCATCGCTCTCATTAAAAAGGGTTCGGCGTTCAGAATGGCCTATTATAACATACTTACAGCCAACATCAACCAACATTCCGGCAGACACTTCACCCGTATACGCCCCTTTTTCATCCCAGTGAAGATTCTGGGCAGAAAGATGAATGGCCGATTCCCTCAACACTTCTGCTACAGGATAAAGTGATGTAAATGGCGGAGCAAGTACAACATCGCTGTTAGCAGATTCGGAAATTTCGCCAGTCAGCTGATGTGCAAAATCGACGGATTCCTTGACCGTTTTATGCATTTTCCAGTTTGCAACCATACAGGGTTTTCTCATTTCACAGTCTCCAAAGAAGGTGTCGAGAAAGCTTTGAAAAAATGGTTTTTCAATGCTCAGAATATTTTTTCGGCCATTCTATGTCTTGATGCATTCGTAAAAAGTCTGTCATTCCCGCGTAGATAACGCCAACTCTTTCTTATTGCCATATGGCACAATTATAGGCGGGAATCCATAAATAGCTAAGCATTTGAAAAGACTGGATTCCCGTTCCCCGATCGGAGTCGAGGACAAGCTTCACGGGAATGACAAAATAGTAGAAATTCGACTTTTTACGAACTTGTCATGTCTTGACAGTCTCGTAAAAAGTCTCAAAATGTGTCATTTGTCATGCTGAACTTGTTTCAGCATCTAAGCATTTCAATAAGTTAGAGACCCTGAATGATCCTGAAACAAGTTCAGGACATGATTCAGGGTGACAAAAAAAGACTTTTTACGAATGCATCATGTCTTGATTCACCCTCAAAACCATATTCTTCAGTTTTTCAAAGGTATAGCCGACTCTGTCCGCGCAACCATATCCGTGTCAAAAAATTTAGTCAATACTTTTATTGCGAAGTTATTCCTGTTCACCATAAATGTCATCAGGTTAGGCTCATTGCTATTTTAGCAAACCGCATTTGTTTCACCCCCGAAAGAAAGAGTTAACTTACAGTTCACAACAGATTGCCCGCTTTCGTTTCCCCCGGTTAAAACAAAAAAAACTTGACAATTATCGAGAGTTGTGATTAAGAAACCGCTGTTTTAACTCAGGGGTTATGAAGGGTTTTCTTAGTGCGGACACACAGAGAATTGAGATATCAAAATATATTTTACAGATATTTGCAAGCCGTTATTTTAAGGTGTTATTAGTTTAACCGGGTCAATTTTTATTTGCTCGGTTTTTTAGTTTTTCAATTTAAAGATCTTCCTAATGAGGTAATTGGCAATGGTAAACCTTGACTATACGA contains the following coding sequences:
- the glyA gene encoding serine hydroxymethyltransferase, producing the protein MSILEKTDPEVFRAILNETKRQVGKLELIASENFASEAVLEAQGCVMTNKYAEGYPGKRYYGGCEFVDIVESLAIERAKQLFGADHVNVQPHSGTQANMAVYFSVLQPGDTILGMNLSHGGHLSHGSPVNFSGRLYNVVSYGVDKETETIDFSEVEDQAKKHKPKIIVVGASAYPRTIDFKSFREIADKVGAVIMADIAHIAGLVATGFHPTPIPLCEFVTTTTHKTLRGPRGGLIMCTEGYAKVMNSRVFPGSQGGPLMHIIAAKAVALKEALTDEFKEYQGQIVKNAKAMADELISEGFRLVSGGTDNHLFLIDLTDKGITGKDADEVLDRAGITVNKNTIPFDTKGPQITSGIRIGTPAVTTRGMKEGEMKIIARLISDTLKNIDDEKRLVEVREEVRSLCDKFPLYSDRI
- the rpiB gene encoding ribose 5-phosphate isomerase B — its product is MKDSNILRIIIGSDHAGFPLKEDVREFLGEMGLEVLDMGAYSDESVDYPDFGAKVAEKVSSGEFVRGILVCGSGVGMTIVANKFSGVRAVLCLDSDTACMSRRHNDTNVLVLAGRRTDIETAKAIVKTWLETEFEGERHSRRLNKITDIENQYKHSAFSNQQD
- the fabD gene encoding ACP S-malonyltransferase; this translates as MHKVGLVFSGQGAQYVGMGRDLHSHFQTVKDVFAEAHEILGFDIASLCFDGPQEELDLTTNTQITILAVNIAAYKVFKEEVGVKPIAMAGLSLGEYGALYAAEAIDLADVLELVYARGKYHKEAISPGAGCMAAIIGLSKGQVEKICLDISGDDCVVSAAIFNTPEQVVISGHSTAVEKAMTRAKMEGAKRVIKLSVSVPCHCSLLDKAADMFETNLRQVELRDCEIPVIPNSNPEMFHSKDTTRELLIKQISSPVRWQETIEKMAEMGIDTIVEIGPKRILSGLVRRIDRSIKLLNVEDTASLEKTAHFFNGR
- the rpmF gene encoding 50S ribosomal protein L32, which produces MPNPVKRHSKTRRNKRRSHDFLTKPATSLCPQCNEPKLPHRACSHCGTYKGREVIPIEKIS
- a CDS encoding DUF177 domain-containing protein — encoded protein: MKIKVGSIPEEGLNLEFSRDGEWFRKVLPEEERHVFPLHRADVCLSVKKVGKTVSLEVKTETAVYLECCRCLEGFTFPIKTEFKYILSPVEERFEEELELTSEDLLSGYYKNDVIELAPVVFEQILLQIPIKPLCSDSCKGICPHCGVNLNEETCKCQMNAVDLRFAGLKKFRVLKEK
- the gltX gene encoding glutamate--tRNA ligase translates to MPKKEATSVRTRFAPSPTGVLHIGGARTALFNWLYARHNGGKFILRIEDTDQLRSTEESTKAILDAMRWLGLDWDEGPFFQAERVKIYREMAQKLLDEGKAYYCTCTAEELEEKRKNALSNGKKPKYDGRCRDKNLGKTANSVVRFRCPQIGITIVSDLIKGGIRFNNEELDDLIIERGDGYPTYNFAVVVDDAQMGITHVIRGDDHLNNTPRQILLYEALGCRLPEFAHAPMILGADKARLSKRHGATSVMEYKNMGHLPEALVNYLVRLGWSHGDQEIFSLDELVDLFTLTVVGKSASVFNPDKLLWLNQHYIKECATERLAQELSPFLEKSGLDTSDKNFVKKVALDLKTRSKTLVEMADSGTFYFEDEIEYEKAAADKFLKVEFAQHMEAVIEGLSLLQDYTEEGIENFLRETAKKRDTKLKFIAQPMRVALTGKIVSPPIDQVMITLGKDVVIQRMKRALAYIKHR
- a CDS encoding prolyl oligopeptidase family serine peptidase; the encoded protein is MGSETERSKTRVKGFSDAEMDFQLIRQLGSTAYGGASVGECLAVAERIRDGIPSSWVEEFAKLAQIQKTDAEERAAKGHRISAREQYLKACNSYRAAEYYTNYRDPVHRKLGIKSRECFTEAMKFAGHTFESEDLPFGNITLPLYFMSPSKDGKKRKTLMIVSGFDGTTEEEYLQTGYAALKRGFNIILFAGPGQMDTLRFHPDTFFEPDFENPVSTVLDYVTGRNDVDTERIALLGISFGGYFATRAASREPRIKALVANSPIIDLHKYMIGFVGFDPAEMPDDEDFRPQDLPEIPEDVMSTQMKEMAQNLMGRFGQTSFKKTFQYMRQFMVGEALADISCPCFAMAGMGEGVEPQRQFKVFCDGVSGPVSSRLFTQEEGADSHCQVGNLSFANAVYLDWLDELF
- a CDS encoding FlgO family outer membrane protein gives rise to the protein MKKMTHCYAFFIITIITAFLFCSCAAMQTSKESEKIEQLYIEATVQNVSDDEIVLTLHLPEFKKSADPFIGEIAQQVIRKGLFIEGLTTEIEGTPVVVKEVHGNIVKALLKKPMSYPVGSTVNLKIPQKTIAIVDFEVIQGKQKEAGRVTLEKLTSALIDSGHFNVVERAKLKTIIDELKLSMTGLMSKSSMDKVGQLQMADLILTGTLAEMRGEWDINLRLLNVRTGQAMAAITMQTKLFRPSEMRDSGPLNADFELDVVDPSWNTGYKRKGGFRVGLATTGGAEGSRHSLELQFNFKERSDRVFARAENRRKRDLYLYSGVEFYVKSTRLLTGQILIVTSSPDNPNIMDAWAGNFDTDTRWKKVRIPFDSLTIGRGWIKKGAEKYGAKYGDQILRLDRVEILSIGLPSLNNPPVKGRMWIDKIRFYQ
- the secG gene encoding preprotein translocase subunit SecG — translated: MYVFLAVVHVVACIMLILIVLLQRGRGADMGAVFGGGSSQTIFGSSGPGTFLGKVTAVIAAVFMITSLWLAYSATHKGSVMEGSARPVVEQTVPSDQDTTGNTPQNTKQ
- the tpiA gene encoding triose-phosphate isomerase — protein: MRKPCMVANWKMHKTVKESVDFAHQLTGEISESANSDVVLAPPFTSLYPVAEVLRESAIHLSAQNLHWDEKGAYTGEVSAGMLVDVGCKYVIIGHSERRTLFNESDGDINRKIKIALKFNLRPIFCIGETSDERESGKTFAVIQKQLKEGLIDLASDDIRQIIIAYEPVWAIGTGRTATPDQAGEVHSFIRNMITEIHGIDVSSRTGILYGGSVNPDNIADLMSQPDIDGALVGGASLDVEKFIKVVKF